One Gadus chalcogrammus isolate NIFS_2021 chromosome 4, NIFS_Gcha_1.0, whole genome shotgun sequence DNA segment encodes these proteins:
- the LOC130381136 gene encoding uncharacterized protein LOC130381136 produces MGKTKLLLDVDTGVDDAQGIMLALAAPDVQVLGITCTHGNTALENSCRNTLRVLKECQRGDIPVYRGSAEPLLGRMMDASDFHGKDGLGDAPDPQAPGLDQLQAEGAVAALIRLVTENPGEVNLVATGPLTNLALAVKLDPSLPEKLKGLYIMGVFHSRGNTTVCGEFNFVADPESAFIVLTQYRCPTFIASWEFSCRNKLPWSFCDEWLAQDTGKARFMGRIYNHTMEVAVSVETEGQYARGMMVLDYMELLPHKHKATIIKKVDQEKFKGMMMNALK; encoded by the exons ATGGGGAAGACAAAGTTGTTGCTGGATGTGGACACGGGTGTGGACGACGCCCAGGGCATCATGCTCGCCTTGGCTGCTCCCGACGTGCAAGTGCTGGGGATCACGTGCACGCACGGCAACACAGCGTTGGAGAACTCGTGCAGGAACACACTCCGCGTGCTCAAAGAGTGCCAAAGGGGGGAC ATCCCCGTGTACCGGGGCTCCGCGGAGCCGCTGCTGGGTCGCATGATGGACGCCAGCGACTTCCACGGCAAGGATGGGCTGGGGGACGCCCCGGACCCACAGGCGCCCGGGCTGGACCAGCTGCAGGCAGAGGGCGCTGTGGCGGCCCTCATCCGCCTGGTCACGGAGAACCCCGGCGAG gtgaacCTGGTGGCCACCGGGCCCCTGACTAACTTGGCCCTGGCAGTGAAGCTGGACCCGTCCCTGCCTGAGAAGCTGAAGGGCCTCTACATCATGGGGGTCTTCCATT ccaGGGGCAACACCACTGTTTGCGGGGAGTTCAACTTTGTGGCGGACCCCGAGTCAGCCTTCATCGTCCTGACGCAGTACCGCTGCCCCACCTTCATCGCCAGCTGGGAGTTCTCCTGCCGCAACAAACTGCCCTGG TCCTTTTGTGATGAGTGGCTGGCCCAGGACACAGGGAAGGCTCGCTTCATGGGAAGGATCTACAATCACACCATGGAG GTGGCGGTGTCGGTGGAGACGGAGGGGCAGTACGCGAGAGGCATGATGGTGCTGGACTACATGGAGCTGCTGCCGCACAAACACAAGGCCACCATCATAAAGAAGGTTGACCAGGAGAAGTTCAAGGGGATGATGATGAACGCGCTCAAGTAG
- the unc50 gene encoding protein unc-50 homolog: MLPTTSRHVAETGLRDAARHTAGAKRYKYLRRLLHLRQMDFEFAVWQMLYLFTSPQRVYRNFHYRKQTKDQWARDDPAFLVLLGVWLCVSTIGFGLVLDLGFVGTLKLLLWVVFIDCIGVGLLISTLMWGVTNKYLLKQPGKDYDVEWGYAFDVHLNAFYPLLVILHFLQLFFINHIVVINSDWFLGLVVGNTLWLVAIGYYLYITFLGYNALPFLKNTVVLLYPFALLALLYILSVSLGWNFTQGLCWFYQYRVK; encoded by the exons ATGCTGCCCACCACCTCGCGACACGTCGCCGAGACGGGCCTGCGGGACGCGGCGCGCCACACGGCCGGCGCCAAGCGCTACAAGTACCTGCGGCGGCTGCTGCACCTCCGGCAGATGGACTTTGAGTTCGCCGTGTGGCAGATGCTGTACCTGTTCACGTCGCCGCAGCGCGTCTACCGCAACTTCCACTACCGCAAGCAGACCAAGGACCAGTGGGCCCGCGACGACCCGGCCTTCCTGGTGCTGCTGGGCGTCTGGCTGTGCG tgTCCACCATTGGCTTCGGCCTGGTCCTTGACCTGGGCTTTGTGGGGACCCTGAAGCTGCTGCTCTGGGTGGTCTTCATCGACTGCATCGGCGTCGGCCTGCTCATATCCACCCTCATGtg GGGGGTGACCAACAAGTACCTGCTGAAGCAGCCCGGCAAGGACTACGACGTGGAGTGGGGCTACGCCTTCGACGTGCACCTCAACGCTTTCTACCCGCTGCTCGTCATCCTGCACTTCCTGCAGCTGTTCTTCATCAACC ACATCGTGGTGATCAACTCTGATTGGTTCCTGGGCCTGGTGGTCGGCAACACGCTGTGGCTGGTGGCCATCGGGTACTACCTCTACATCACCTTCCTGGGCTACAACG CCCTTCCCTTCCTGAAGAACACGGTGGTGCTGCTGTACCCCTTCGCCCTGCTGGCCCTCCTCTACATCCTGTCTGTCTCGCTGGGCTGGAACTTCACGCAGGGCCTCTGCTGGTTCTACCAGTACCGGGTCAAgtag
- the LOC130381098 gene encoding NADH-ubiquinone oxidoreductase 75 kDa subunit, mitochondrial-like, producing the protein MLRFPAVGRALSGAAKGSLAPSNNVRTQSRAAGTMVEVFVDGKPVEVEAGTTVLQACEKVGVQIPRFCYHERLSVAGNCRMCLVEIEKAPKPVAACAMPVMKGWNILTNSDKTRKAREGVMEFLLANHPLDCPICDQGGECDLQDQSMQFGSDRSRFTENKRAVEDKNIGPLIKTIMTRCIQCTRCVRFASEIAGVEDLGTTGRGNNLQIGTYVEKMFMSELSGNVIDICPVGALTSKPYAFTSRPWETRKTESIDVLDAVGSNIVVSTRGGEVMRVMPRLNEDVNEEWISDKTRFAYDGLKRQRLTQPMVKNASGQLMATSWEDALTRVAGALQGAQGSEVAAIAGGMADAESLVALKDLLNGLNSDSLCTEELFPMDGAGTDLRSNYLLNTRIAGIEESDVLLLVGTNPRYEAPLFNARIRKSWLHNELRVALVGREVDLSYTYDHLGEESDVLQQLASGTHPFCEVLASAKRPTVVVGSSALQRADGAGILAAVSALAQNARVSSGVEEGWKVLNVLHRVASQVAALDLGYKAGVDAIRNNPPKILFLLGADAGCITRADLPKDSLVIYQGHHGDVGAPMADIILPAAAYTEKNATYVNTEGRSQQTRIAVTAPGTAREDWQIIRALSELAGVALPYDTVDEVRSRLAEVSPNLTRYDDVEGANYFKQANELASAVNQTLLAAPLVPPQLTAKDFYMTDSISRSSQTMAKCVKAITEGAAAIDEPSIC; encoded by the exons ATGTTGCGTTTCCCAGCCGTCGGTCGAGCTTTATCTGGGGCTGCCAAGGGCAGCCTGGCTCCATCCAACAATG TTCGTACCCAATCCCGTGCTGCCGGTACGATGGTGGAGGTGTTTGTGGATGGCAAACCTGTGGAAGTGGAGGCTGGCACCACTGTTTTGCAG GCCTGTGAAAAGGTGGGCGTCCAGATCCCCAGGTTCTGTTACCACGAGCGACTGTCTGTGGCGGGAAACTGCAGGATGTGTCTGGTGGAGATCGAGAAGGCCCCCAAG CCAGTGGCAGCCTGCGCCATGCCCGTCATGAAGGGCTGGAACATCCTTACCAACTCAGACAAGACGCGTAAAGCAAG AGAGGGAGTTATGGAGTTCCTGCTGGCCAACCACCCCCTGGACTGCCCCATCTGTGACCAGGGAGGAGAGTGTGATCTACAG gaccAGTCCATGCAGTTCGGCTCGGACCGCAGTCGCTTCACAGAGAACAAGCGGGCGGTCGAGGACAAGAACATCGGGCCGCTGATCAAGACCATCATGACACGCTGCATCCAGTGCACACGCTGTGTCCG GTTTGCCAGCGAGATCGCGGGCGTGGAGGACCTGGGCACGACGGGCCGCGGCAACAACCTGCAGATCGGCACGTACGTGGAGAAGATGTTCATGTCGGAGCTGTCGGGCAACGTCATCGACATCTGCCCCGTGGGCGCGCTCACCTCCAAGCCCTACGCCTTCACCTCGCGGCCCTGGGAGACCAG gaAGACAGAGTCCATCGACGTGCTGGACGCGGTGGGCAGCAACATCGTGGTGAGCACCCGCGGTGGGGAGGTGATGAGGGTCATGCCCCGGCTGAACGAGGACGTCAACGAGGAGTGGATCTCCGACAAGACCAG gttcGCCTACGACGGCCTCAAGAGGCAGAGGTTGACCCAGCCAATGGTGAAGAACGCCTCAGGTCAGCTGATGGCCACCTCGTGGGAGGACGCTCTGACCCGCGTGGCGGGGGCA ctCCAGGGAGCGCAGGGCAGCGAGGTGGCGGCCATCGCCGGGGGCATGGCGGACGCAGAGTCCCTGGTGGCCCTCAAGGACCTGCTCAACGGACTCAACTCAGACAGCCTCTGCACGGAGGAGCTGTTCCCCATGGACGGGGCCGG CACGGACCTGCGCTCCAACTACCTGCTGAACACGCGCATCGCCGGCATCGAGGAGAGCGACGTGCTGCTCCTGGTCGGGACCAACCCCCGCTACGAGGCGCCGCTCTTCAACGCCCGCATCCGCAAGAG CTGGCTGCACAATGAGCTGCGCGTGGCCCTGGTGGGCCGGGAGGTGGACCTGAGCTACACCTACGACCACCTGGGGGAGGAGTCGGACGTGCTGCAGCAGCTGGCCAGCGGCACGCACCCCTTCTGTGAG gtgctgGCGTCGGCCAAGCGTCCCACGGTGGTGGTGGGCAGCAGCGCCCTGCAGCGCGCCGACGGCGCCGGCATCCTGGCGGCCGTGTCGGCGCTGGCGCAGAACGCCCGCGTCAGCAGCGGCGTGGAGGAGGGCTGGAAGGTCCTCAACGTGCTGCACAG GGTGGCCAGCCAGGTGGCAGCGCTGGACCTGGGCTACAAGGCGGGCGTGGACGCCATCCGCAACAACCCGCCCAAGATCCTCTTCCTGCTGGGCGCCGACGCCGGCTGCATCACCCGGGCCGACCTGCCCAAGGACAGCCTCGTCATCTACCAGg gTCACCACGGCGACGTGGGGGCGCCCATGGCGGACATCATCCTGCCGGCCGCCGCCTACACGGAGAAGAACGCCACCTACGTGAACACGGAGGGGCGGAGCCAGCAGACGCGCATCGCCGTCACCGCCCCCGGGACGGCGCGCGAGGACTGGCAGATCATCAGGGCCTTGTccgag ctggcGGGCGTGGCGCTGCCCTACGACACTGTGGATGAGGTCCGCAGCCGGCTGGCCGAGGTCTCCCCCAACCTGACCCGCTACGACGACGTGGAGGGGGCCAACTACTTCAAACAGGCTAACGAGCTGGCCAGC GCCGTGAACCAGACACTGCTCGCCGCTCCCCTGGTTCCCCCGCAGCTCACCGCCAAGGACTTCTACATGACAG aCTCCATCAGCCGGTCCTCCCAGACCATGGCCAAATGTGTGAAGGCCATCACGGAGGGAGCCGCAGCCATCGACGAACCATCCATCTGCTAA
- the arl6ip6 gene encoding ADP-ribosylation factor-like protein 6-interacting protein 6, protein MVAWKYLVNASAITFEKLTCLTSTLKMDTNPRPQEVLDSYDDTHRPKRRWPLVLLSSVCSAVVVFAAGVICALLYTILRELRAERVTVDDGTEVSMLGFWSILVLSAIAGCICCVFSLSLTYMDSYTPSKSNFRRSTGRSFHVGYAVALLNGFMASLAAGWTLS, encoded by the exons ATGGTGGCATGGAAGTATTTGGTGAACGCATCTGCCATCACTTTTGAGAAACTAACCTGTCTGACTTCTACTTTGAAAATGGACACGAACCCTCGTCCCCAGGAGGTCCTCGACTCGTATGATGACACCCACCGGCCGAAGCGGCGCTGGCCACTTGTGCTGCTGTCCTCCGTTTGCTCCGCGGTCGTTGTGTTTGCGGCTGGTGTGATTTGTGCACTGTTGTACACGATCCTcagag AGCTGCGAGCTGAGCGAGTGACAGTCGACGACGGCACTGAGGTCAGCATGCTAG GATTCTGGAGTATCCTAGTGTTGTCTGCGATAGCCGGCTGCATCTGTTGTGTTTTCTCGTTGAGCCTCACCTACATGGACTCCTACACACCTAGCAAGTCCAACTTcag GCGTTCCACCGGGCGGTCCTTCCACGTGGGCTACGCAGTGGCGCTCTTGAACGGCTTCATGGCCTCTCTGGCGGCGGGCTGGACTCTGAGTTAA